Part of the Schaalia odontolytica genome is shown below.
GTCGTCAGCGCGCTCGCGCCTACTATCGTTGTCTTCGTCGCGGGGCGCGCCCTCCAGGGCCTCGGCGGCGGTCTCCTTGTCGTCCCGCTCTACGTCCTCGTGGGAAGACTCGTCGCTCCCGCTCGCCGCCCTTCGTTCTTCGCGTGGTTCTCCCTCGCGTGGGTCCTCCCCTCCCTGATCGGTCCCGCGATCGCGGGGTACGTCACGCAATTGTGGGGCTGGCGCTACATCTTCGGCGTTGTTCCCATCCTCATTGCGGCCGGGTCCATCCCCGTGGCCTTCGTGCTGCGCGACCTTGCCCCCCAGGAGGAACGCCAGGCCTCCCATCTGGCGTCCCTGTCACGCAATGCGCTCTTGGCGGGCGTTGGCGTCATGGCTCTCCAGCTCGCGGGAGCGCTTCCCTCTCTCGCTGCGCGCGCCCTCGTTCTGCTCACGGGCGCCGTCCTTGCCGCCTGGGCGCTTCCCCGGCTGCTGCCTGGCGGAACCTTCCTCGCGCGCACGGGCATACCCTCGGCGGTTCTTGCACGCCTCAGCGCCATGGCGGCGCTCATCGGTCTTGAGGTGATGATCCCCCTGGTCATCCAGCGCGTGCACGGCTGGGACGAGGCCTTTGCAGGGTGGTGGGTGACGGTTGGGTCACTCACCTGGGCCGTGGGTTCGCTCGGCCAGGCGCGCGTGCACGACCCGAGGCGTCGGCGCGCCCTGCCCGTCGTCGGAGGGGCGCTCATGGCAGTCGGCTCCCTCCCGCTCGGACTTATTCTTGTCGACGCCGTTCCCCTGTGGATTCCCTTTATCGGATGGCTCGCCATGGGACTGGGTATCGGCCTGCTC
Proteins encoded:
- a CDS encoding MFS transporter; this encodes MPEQSSSLSSTAWSRIEIGLALGSILLITLVAFEELAATTIMPSVVASYRASAWYPLASGAALATQLSATVVAGVLADWKGPRFVLVAGIALFVAGLVVSALAPTIVVFVAGRALQGLGGGLLVVPLYVLVGRLVAPARRPSFFAWFSLAWVLPSLIGPAIAGYVTQLWGWRYIFGVVPILIAAGSIPVAFVLRDLAPQEERQASHLASLSRNALLAGVGVMALQLAGALPSLAARALVLLTGAVLAAWALPRLLPGGTFLARTGIPSAVLARLSAMAALIGLEVMIPLVIQRVHGWDEAFAGWWVTVGSLTWAVGSLGQARVHDPRRRRALPVVGGALMAVGSLPLGLILVDAVPLWIPFIGWLAMGLGIGLLHAPLSVMALEVTPERQHGRVSSWLQVGDSAGPALELAAVSVMMSAWTATGVSGGAAYVPYWVIATALAFVTVFAVLRLRPSSTEGEAQSS